A region from the Bactrocera dorsalis isolate Fly_Bdor chromosome 1, ASM2337382v1, whole genome shotgun sequence genome encodes:
- the LOC105233962 gene encoding meiosis regulator and mRNA stability factor 1, which yields MSDKFYGIFQADDATYSNYNTVLQQQQQQQLNQLNQSLLQPGLNTKAAELTTYYGTTAPNTNSITAGSAVAVSNAFDTVNAQSRLIGPNLQYFGGPNNQTNQNQQQQQLLYNSSLMSQPNALTESGAYNIPTSALTLNGSIGVGPNYSCAAAGMSYSFNRNRYMPYSRTTNTTGTTPYPPNSALTLPPHMPRPLSTLPLTTAINTVTQQMYASYQQLSNIYRSYSNLLGAPQLANTAVTSALSVGATTNGPKESVTDKNNNIITDSNRRAAVTLANGGASVTCNPVRRCVSAAVGGTTDGMVVASNEGSANVTAASRSFDVCYGSTSQSITLQITNLDYTMEEASLRNFLMGQLKPITPVLSLVFEGNSYAKVTVPDMFFAKQVVSNLHRKKIGHKRMLVSYTRDSSQTEINTLRCQVAGLLKDVPYYTLPMYKFRELFQARFKTSISVLDLYKMPDICTISVDNSEEKFISLQTSVINSLENSPLMEGLQHSVPYCTVHFKREQHKGWAEQDIEPLPNVWMTISEIQRIIYPLLKNHPGDIPVASLVHCITGQMNTDITPNDNGVNLEHLVCCVQGIQIQVNNFGIKILGWLEVDKESYASYAAPLNASIGATSATSSMERSLYAKSACSASDPLYQISREVIELVKMSPKSTMKFNRFIPAYHNHFGKQCRVADYGYTKLIELFEALASVVQIIGDGENRQITLTHRTQLRRFTSDLLRILRAHGNKSVLLSQLPTIFAQTQNRSFDVTDYGVCDIRDILDGLANSNVVVMSRVQNCDDMLISMPKRKQTNTELEKTILFAGEMVELFRNAPQYTILFQKFVRSYHYHFAYQCRLSDYGFLKLADLMEAIQGVVEMEQTNDEDKKIYLTAKVARRVFAEQCEELVHNVTGNAQTCMKLEEMLQLHKKKYGYQIQPQTLGVSSISEGVELMPYIELIEKEKVLWIICHREDTAFRSQCYRACKLILVHESNLHASLNESSSSDTKENQCKNMALSTLIEEFNKKYEEKLNESTVRAMKHLIEIFKEEDVDYVRSTSFLKFLLSIIRVVEKRTTVLLIEIKSSLHCNITTTFEFGFPNLFSIISAFNDIFVINMGLTQERSEISLQPNCELNSSSSLNRSGLFGSGKSQASKQKAPRSSRLPLSENNNSRSYSLQGPPTKTRALSNANENNNYQTAPNYKGKVPSSAIFQPASKTQRSTATKPKSQPLQQHTQSQQQQQQVLQAQQQMQNIGYESKNLSAVGTHMSYNGNTSIYSVASHNSSLNTSGSISAHSNDNLSFGALNSALNSSNLSLSDLNVSQTQLPMQAATTTSSQAQMSGTTKLWDRRHAAAIASAAAASMSYQQQAMMSENVSGLPSLIMSTAESDAMNGNRQHHQQLQQQQNFQTVMEQSMAAVQPKIKQDSVSYIDQTNLHMYPMFEPPKPDTPPSNNMPFWIDPIWSHNTADSEAGQTALLNIRLPELKSFNVLPMVLSPYTLSKAENMKQKVFNFENHDRKIA from the exons ATGAGTGACAAATTTTATGG TATCTTTCAAGCCGACGATGCGACCTACTCCAACTACAACACCGTgctacaacagcagcaacaacaacaactaaatcaACTCAATCAATCACTACTGCAGCCCGGTCTAAATACAAAGGCTGCCGAGTTAACCACCTACTATGGCACCACAGCCCCCAACACCAATAGCATAACTGCCGGCTCAGCTGTTGCTGTGTCGAACGCTTTCGACACCGTCAACGCACAAAGCCGACTTATTGGACCAAACTTGCAATACTTCGGCGGACCGAATAACCAAACCAaccaaaatcaacaacaacagcaattactCTACAATAGCAGTCTGATGTCACAGCCGAATGCGTTAACGGAAAGTGGTGCTTACAACATACCGACCAGCGCCTTAACGCTGAACGGTTCGATCGGTGTTGGACCCAACTATAGCTGTGCAGCCGCCGGTATGTCGTACAGTTTTAATCGTAACCGTTACATGCCTTACAGTCGCACTACAAATACCACCGGCACAACACCATATCCACCGAATAGCGCACTGACGCTGCCACCGCATATGCCCAGACCTTTAAGTACGCTACCGCTCACCACAGCCATAAATACGGTCACACAGCAAATGTATGCCTCGTATCAGCAACTATCAAATATTTATCGGAGCTACTCTAATTTACTTGGCGCACCCCAACTTGCAAACACAGCGGTGACATCGGCGCTAAGTGTAGGCGCCACAACAAATGGACCAAAAGAGAGCGTCACGGATAAGAACAATAACATAATAACCGATAGTAATAGACGTGCCGCTGTCACATTAGCAAATGGTGGTGCAAGTGTGACTTGTAATCCAGTACGACGTTGTGTCAGTGCTGCTGTTGGTGGCACGACGGATGGAATGGTCGTTGCGTCCAACGAGGGCAGTGCTAATGTAACGGCAGCAAGTAGAAGTTTTGATGTATGCTATGGCAGCACTAGCCAATCCATAACACTACAAATCACCAATCTGGATTATACAATGGAGGAAGCGAGTTTACGCAATTTCCTAATGGGACAATTGAAACCGATAACACCCGTTTTGTCGTTGGTCTTCGAAGGCAATTCCTATGCCAAAGTCACTGTACccgatatgttt TTTGCTAAGCAAGTCGTTTCGAATTTACATCGCAAGAAAATTGGTCATAAACGCATGCTAGTCTCGTACACGCGTGACTCGTCACAGACGGAGATCAACACACTGCGTTGTCAAGTAGCTGGTCTTCTTAAG GACGTGCCCTATTACACGCTACCGATGTACAAGTTCCGTGAACTTTTTCAAGCGCGTTTCAAGACGTCAATCAGCGTATTGGATCTCTACAAAATGCCCGACATCTGCACGATCAGTGTCGATAATAGTGAAGAGAAATTTATAAGTCTACAAACTAGTGTCATAAATTCGCTGGAGAACTCACCACTAATGGAAGGACTACAACATAGTGTACCCTATTGTACGGTGCACTTCAAACGCGAACAGCATAAAGGCTGGGCTGAGCAAGATATCGAACCATTACCGAATGTCTGGATGACAATATCGGAAATACAAAGGATTATCTATCCACTACTGAAAAATCATCCTGGTGACATACCGGTTGCATCGCTGGTACATTGCATTACCGGACAAATGAATACCGATATCACACCCAACGATAACGGTGTCAATTTGGAACACTTGGTATGTTGTGTGCAGGGCATACAGATACAGGTCAATAATTTTGGCATCAAAATACTCGGTTGGCTGGAGGTGGACAAGGAGAGTTACGCCAGTTATGCGGCACCACTTAATGCAAGCATTGGCGCCACCAGCGCCACGTCATCAATGGAACGCAGTTTGTATGCCAAGTCTGCGTGTAGCGCCAGCGATCCCTTATATCAAATCTCGCGTGAGGTTATCGAGTTGGTGAAGATGTCACCAAAGTCTACAATGAAATTTAACCGTTTTATACCAGCCTATCATAATCACTTCGGCAAACAGTGTCGCGTCGCTGACTATGGTTACACCAAGCTGATTGAACTGTTCGAAGCGCTGGCCTCTGTCGTGCAGATCATCGGCGATGGCGAGAACCGACAGATCACCTTAACACATCGCACGCAATTACGACGCTTCACCTCCGATCTACTGCGTATACTGCGCGCACATGGCAACAAATCCGTGCTGCTCTCACAGTTACCGACGATCTTCGCACAAACTCAGAATCGCAGTTTTGATGTGACCGATTATGGTGTGTGTGATATACGCGATATCTTAGATGGTCTGGCCAATTCGAATGTTGTGGTGATGTCACGTGTACAAAACTGTGATGATATGCTCATCTCGATGCCGAAACGTAAACAAACCAATACCGAACTGGAGAAGACCATATTATTTGCTGGCGAAATGGTCGAACTCTTTCGCAATGCACCACAATACACTATACTTTTTCAGAAATTCGTACGCTCCTATCACTATCACTTCGCCTATCAGTGCCGCCTGAGCGACTATGGTTTTCTCAAGTTAGCGGATCTTATGGAGGCCATACAGGGTGTTGTCGAAATGGAGCAAACAAATGATGAGGATAAAAAGATATACTTAACGGCGAAAGTGGCACGTCGCGTCTTTGCCGAACAGTGTGAGGAGCTCGTACACAATGTAACGGGCAACGCACAGACTTGCATGAAGTTAGAAGAAATGTTGCAGTTGCATAAAAAGAAATATGGCTATCAAATTCAACCGCAAACTTTAGGTGTGAGCAGCATCTCCGAAGGTGTCGAGTTGATGCCTTACATAGAG TTGATTGAGAAGGAGAAAGTTTTATGGATCATATGTCATCGTGAGGACACTGCATTCCGTAGTCAATGTTACCGCGCTTGTAAGCTGATCTTGGTACACGAGTCGAATTTGCATGCGAGCCTCAATGAATCGAGTTCAAGTGATACAAAAGAAAATCAATGCAAAAATATGGCGCTGAGCACTTTGATAGAGGAGTTCAATAAGAAATATGAAGAGAAATTGAATGAGAGTACGGTTAGGGCGATGAAACATCTAATCGAG ATCTTTAAGGAGGAGGACGTAGATTACGTGCGCAGCACATCGTTTCTGAAATTCCTACTAAGCATTATACGCGTGGTGGAGAAAAGAACTACTGTTTTGTTAATCGAGATCAAGAGTTCTTTGCACTGCAATATTACGACCACATTCGAGTTCG GCTTTCCGAATCTTTTCTCGATTATATCTGCATTTAACGACATCTTTGTGATCAATATGGGACTGACACAAGAACGCAGCGAAATCTCATTGCAACCGAATTGCGAGC TGAATTCAAGCTCATCCCTGAATCGCTCCGGTCTTTTCGGCTCAGGTAAGTCGCAGGCGAGCAAACAAAAAGCGCCACGCTCCTCACGTCTACCGCTCAGCGAGAATAACAACAGTCGCAGCTATAGTCTACAAGGGCCGCCGACAAAAACGCGTGCGCTCTCGAACGCCAACGAGAATAATAATTACCAGACGGCACCAAATTACAAAGGTAAAGTGCCGAGCAGCGCCATCTTTCAGCCAGCGTCGAAAACACAACGTAGCACCGCAACAAAACCGAAATCACAACCGCTGCAACAGCACACacaatcacaacaacagcaacaacaagtgttACAAGctcaacaacaaatgcaaaatattggtTATGAGTCCAAAAATTTGTCGGCGGTCGGTACGCATATGAGCTACAATGGCAATACCTCGATCTATTCGGTCGCCTCACACAACTCAAGTCTGAATACATCTGGTTCGATTTCGGCGCACAGTAATGATAACTTATCCTTCGGCGCGCTAAATAGTGCGTTGAATTCGTCGAATTTGTCTTTATCCGATTTGAATGTGAGCCAGACGCAATTGCCCATGCAGGCGGCCACTACAACTTCGTCTCAGGCACAAATGAGCGGCACTACAAAACTTTGGGATCGTCGACATGCCGCCGCTATAGCTTCGGCGGCAGCCGCCTCGATGTCCTACCAACAGCAGGCAATGATGAGTGAGAATGTGTCGGGTCTGCCGTCGCTTATAATGTCCACAGCGGAAAGCGACGCTATGAATGGCAATCGGCAGCATCatcagcaactacaacaacagcaaaatttcCAAACTGTTATGGAACAATCGATGGCAGCAGTTCAGCCTAAAATCAAACAGGATTCGGTGTCTTACATCGATCAGACTAATTTGCATATGTATCCGATGTTCGAGCCACCAAAGCCAGATACACCGCCGTCCAAT aatatgcCTTTCTGGATCGACCCAATTTGGTCACACAACACTGCCGACAGTGAGGCAGGACAGACAGCTTTG CTCAACATAAGATTACCGGAATTGAAGTCATTCAATGTATTACCGATGGTATTATCACCTTATACGCTTTCAAAAGCCGAGAATATGAAACAAAAAGTATTCAATTTCGAAAATCATGATAGAAAAATCGCTTAA
- the LOC125775782 gene encoding congested-like trachea protein, which produces MQMEVLSAIFSGGMSGIAYWVVGMPPDVLKSRLQTAPPDKYKHGIRSVFVELMRTDGPFALYRGVIPVMLRAFPANAACFFGIELANTFFKLVAPNF; this is translated from the exons atgcAAATGGAGGTGTTATCGGCGATATTTTCGGGTGGTATGTCTGGTATTGCCTACTGGGTTGTCGGTATGCCGCCCGATGTGCTCAAGAGTCGTTTGCAGACAG CTCCACCAGATAAATATAAGCATGGTATACGAAGTGTCTTTGTCGAACTAATGCGCACTGACGGTCCATTTGCCCTGTACCGCGGTGTAATACCGGTAATGTTGCGCGCTTTTCCAGCGAACGCAGCTTGTTTCTTCGGCATTGAACTGGCGAACACTTTTTTCAAATTAGTGGCACCTAATTTTTAA
- the LOC105233964 gene encoding congested-like trachea protein — MSEAPAQERKANPFKAFLSGGFGGICNVLSGHPLDTIKVRLQTMPRPAPGQAPLYTGTFDCAAKTIKNEGVRGLYKGMSAPLTGVAPIFALCFAGYALGKRVQQTGENTKLTYSQIAIAGSFSGLMSTIITAPGERIKCLLQVQQASGGERKYKGMMDTAVQLYKEGGIRSVYKGSCATLLRDLPANAFYFLAYEYIQDKAKEQTGSEKISVTSTIFAGGAAGIAYWLVGMPADVLKSRLQTAPAGTYPKGVRSVFKDLMRRDGPLALYRGVTPIMLRAFPANAACFFGIELANDAFDAIAALF; from the exons atgtcAGAGGCACCAGCACAAGAGCGTAAAGCAAATCCCTTCAAAGCTTTTCTTAGTGGCGGCTTCGGTGGCATATGCAATGTTTTATCTGGTCACCCGCTGGACACCATTAAG GTGCGTCTGCAAACAATGCCACGACCAGCACCTGGTCAGGCACCATTATATACGGGCACCTTTGATTGTGCTGCCAAAACCATTAAGAATGAAGGTGTCCGTGGACTGTACAAAGGCATGTCTGCACCACTTACCGGTGTAGCGCCAATTTTTGCATTGTGCTTTGCTGGTTACGCATTAGGCAAACGCGTACAACAAACTGGTGAGAACACCAAATTAACATACTCGCAAATTGCTATTGCGGGCTCGTTTTCTGGTTTGATGTCAACGATAATAACAGCGCCTGGTGAGCGTATCAAGTGTTTACTCCAAGTGCAACAGGCCTCTGGTGGTGAGCGTAAATACAAGGGTATGATGGATACCGCAGTGCAACTCTACAAGGAGGGCGGTATACGTAGTGTTTATAAGGGCAGTTGTGCGACGCTTTTGCGAG ATTTGCCCGCAAACGCCTTTTATTTTCTCGCTTACGAGTATATCCAAGATAAGGCCAAAGAGCAGACTGGCAGCGAGAAGATCAGCGTTACTTCGACGATTTTCGCCGGTGGTGCCGCTGGCATAGCATATTGGTTGGTCGGTATGCCCGCCGATGTGTTGAAGAGTAGATTGCAAACAG CGCCCGCCGGCACATATCCAAAAGGTGTACGCAGCGTTTTCAAGGATCTCATGCGTCGCGATGGTCCCTTGGCTCTATACCGTGGCGTTACACCGATCATGTTGCGTGCCTTCCCCGCAAATGCTGCCTGCTTCTTTGGCATTGAATTGGCCAATGATGCTTTCGATGCCATCGCCGCATTGTTCTAA
- the LOC105233963 gene encoding uncharacterized protein LOC105233963, with protein sequence MQWINVLLVLVLLIQLNVNAARINAKPHTKQHTKFLKYQQIRQQHKKLGPHAVERAHNEVTTTHRIQRLQRTEVPPLELPHEHTQQLAIDTLQCPTGCVCQYAPFAELPISRWIQHMQAQRPGAQPVDDIWSNERASSNSNEATYDNFDDDANDDAYTTNPYMKQATCILQEESDVEDLIQKLPHDLHALILLYTSSGRNKSINLSTLKPLNQLTTLEVRGGLNRSLRVLFDQPLSFLQYANFESVTLLGSEDYKRPKNSVHPKDSYDYKPRSESYDDLDALAFAPLDDYDDNIVPYDIYKQELLKARMPTFYGWEHLEVLRIHGCQLNELRWEMFDGLTALDHLSLERNGITEVPPFSFYGALHIQTLSLAHNLIHDLHYRALAGLLELEVLDLSYNRLDKLSERSFPPFPKLVRVDFRSNPIRNILPASFWVMNSTLSMHFDSQVMALRLKNNQPFESLVELQELHIGNVSVGNLGQNMFKGLTALEKLTLHGNIRSIEFDAFASLHKLRELELSHCGIQELSMDAFIDCRALEVLDLSYNNISYFPPGLLDDQPHLEEIYLQGNRLRTLPHTFFLRPKLRLARLNENPWECSCEMYNWRPKITNQVRGPRTKRCITDYTTGKQISCRRVDSYVYENRYAPRCSNHNERSVFYVIHKQLNCAPGRVVLTKKQQHTHMPQHNSILPRPAGKQPMPHWRKIEQSKLKLMQNKNQTQVHAVRVTDEQRKMPKTVTAFTQRNTLTYAMQQERAKRVEHVAEEEDNNNISNDI encoded by the exons ATGCAATGGATTAACGTGTTGCTAGTGTTGGTGTTGTTGATT CAACTCAATGTCAACGCTGCGCGCATCAACGCCAAACCACATACCAAACAGCAtacgaaatttctaaaatatcagCAGATACGGCAACAGCATAAGAAGTTGGGACCACACGCGGTTGAACGTGCACACAATGAAGTGACTACAACACACCGGATACAACGATTGCAGCGAACGGAAGTGCCCCCATTAGAGTTGCCACATGAGCACACGCAACAATTGGCCATAGACACGCTACAATGTCCGACCGGTTGTGTCTGTCAGTATGCGCCTTTTGCCGAGCTGCCCATATCACGTTGGATACAGCACATGCAAGCGCAACGACCAGGTGCGCAGCCAGTGGACGATATTTGGTCGAACGAGCGTGcgagcagcaacagcaacgagGCCACATATGATAACTTTGATGACGACGCTAATGATGATGCGTACACGACAAATCCTTATATGAAACAGGCTACTTGTATACTGCAAGAGGAGAGCGACGTGGAGGACTTGATACAGAAGTTGCCACATGATTTGCATGCGTTGATATTGCTTTACACAAGCAGTGGtagaaataaaagca TCAATCTGAGCACGCTGAAGCCACTCAATCAACTTACCACCTTGGAAGTACGCGGTGGCCTCAATCGCTCATTGCGCGTACTCTTCGATCAACCGCTGAGTTTTCTACAATATGCCAATTTCGAATCGGTCACACTGTTGGGCAGTGAAGATTACAAACGTCCCAAGAATTCCGTTCACCCCAAAGATAGTTATGATTACAAGCCGCGTAGTGAGTCGTATGACGATTTGGATGCTTTGGCTTTTGCGCCACTCGACGATTACGACGACAATATTGTGCCGTATGATATTTACAAACAGGAATTGTTAAAAGCGCGCATGCCCACATTCTACGGTTGGGAGCATTTGGAAGTGTTGCGCATACACGGTTGTCAGTTGAACGAATTGCGTTGGGAGATGTTTGACGGTCTGACCGCTTTGGATCATTTATCGTTGGAACGTAACGGTATTACGGAGGTGCCACCATTCTCCTTCTATGGCGCTCTGCACATACAAACGCTATCGTTGGCGCATAATTTAATACACGACTTGCATTATCGCGCTTTAGCCGGTCTGTTGGAGTTGGAAGTGTTGGATTTGAGCTACAATCGTTTGGATAAATTAAGTGAGCGTAGTTTTCCACCCTTCCCGAAATTGGTACGCGTTGATTTTCGCAGCAATCCCATAAGAAATATATTGCCAGCTAGTTTTTGGGTTATGAATTCAACACTTTCGATGCATTTTGATTCGCAAGTAATGGCATTGCGCTTGAAAAACAATCAACCTTTCGAATCGTTAGTTGAACTGCAGGAGTTGCATATTGGAAATGTGTCAGTCGGGAATTTGGGACAAAATATGTTTAAG GGCTTGACAGCGCTGGAGAAGCTGACGTTGCATGGCAACATACGTAGCATTGAGTTCGACGCCTTCGCAAGTCTACACAAGCTACGCGAACTTGAATTGAGTCATTGTGGCATACAAGAGCTGTCAATGGACGCTTTCATCGATTGTCGTGCGCTGGAAGTGCTAGATTTGTCCTATAATAACATCTCCTACTTTCCACCTGGCCTACTCGATGATCAACCTCATTTGGAGGAAATATACTTGCAAGGCAATCGTTTGCGTACACTGCCACACACATTCTTTCTGCGTCCGAAATTGCGTTTAGCACGACTTAACGAAAATCCATGGGAATGTAGTTGTGAGATGTACAATTGGCGTCCCAAGATAACCAATCAAGTGCGTGGTCCACGAACGAAACGTTGCATCACAGATTATACGACGGGTAAGCAAATTTCATGCCGACGTGTGGATAGTTACGTCTATGAGAATCGCTATGCGCCACGTTGTAGCAATCACAACGAACGTAGCGTTTTCTATGTAATACACAAACAATTGAATTGTGCTCCTGGACGTGTGGTGCTAactaaaaagcaacaacacacacatatgccacAACATAATAGCATATTGCCACGACCAGCTGGTAAACAGCCTATGCCACATTGGCGTAAAATTGAGCAgagcaaattgaaattaatgcaaaataaaaaccaaacacaAGTGCATGCGGTCAGAGTGACAGATGAGCAGCGAAAAATGCCAAAAACCGTTACTGCATTCACACAGCGGAATACATTGACATATGCAATGCAACAAGAACGCGCCAAACGTGTGGAACATGttgcagaagaagaagataataataatatttcaaatgatatataa
- the LOC105233966 gene encoding peroxiredoxin-6 — MTTTNKALNIGDEFPSFHAETTEGPIDFHEWIGNSWAILFSHPADYTPVCTTELARVAKLLPEFVKRNVKPIALSVDTVESHKGWIEDIKSYGALNSFDYPIIADNKRELAVKLNMLDKDELNKDGIPLTCRAVFVIDDKKKLRLSILYPATTGRNFDEILRVIDSLQLTQNKSVATPADWKQGDACMVLPTVKQDDVPKLFPAGVKVVAVPSGKTYLRKTPQP; from the exons ATGACGACTACCAACAAAGCGTTAAATATCGGTGATGAATTCCCAAGTTTTCATGCTGAAACAACTGAGGGTCCCATTGACTTTCATGAATGGATTGGCAATTC CTGGGCCATTTTGTTTTCGCATCCAGCCGACTATACGCCAGTGTGCACAACGGAATTGGCACGTGTCGCTAAACTCCTGCCGGAATTTGTTAAACGAAATGTAAAGCCAATTGCTTTATCTGTTGATACAGTTGAGTCGCATAAAGGATGGATAGAGGATATTAAAAGCTACGGCG cACTAAACTCCTTTGACTATCCAATTATTGCTGATAACAAGCGTGAATTGGCTGTGAAATTAAATATGCTAGATAAGGATGAGTTAAACAAAGATGGCATACCACTAACCTGTCGTGCAGTATTCGTTATTGATGATAAAAAGAAGCTGCGTCTTTCAATTCTTTATCCAGCCACAACTGGCAGAAATTTTGA TGAAATACTTCGTGTAATCGACTCTCTTCAACTCACACAAAATAAATCAGTGGCTACGCCAGCTGATTGGAAG caAGGAGATGCGTGCATGGTTTTGCCCACGGTTAAACAAGATGACGTTCCGAAACTATTTCCAGCTGGCGTTAAAGTGGTTGCAGTGCCATCAGGAAAGACTTATTTGCGTAAAACGCCACAACCATAG